GCGGGGGTGATCGGCGGTTACGCCGTGCTCGCTTCCGATGATCTCGAGCTCAGGGTTGTCATCGCCTCAGCCGCGAAGCTGTCCTTGCCGATTGTGTTGGTCGCGGCGGGCTATGGCAGTCTTGAAACACCCCGGCGTTTGGGCCTCTATACCTTGATCCTGGCGGCGATCGCCGGGGCCTCCACCGCTTTTGGCGCCTGGGATGTCGGGCAGACCCAGTTCTGGACCGAAACACTGCAATATGGTCACTATCTCAATGGTGTCAAAGGCATCATTTCCGGCTTCGACAGCTATTATGTCTTGCCCTTCAACTTCTTCGGCTATGAGGGAGAGCGTCGCGCCGGCGGTCTGGTGGCGGCGCCCCTGGCCCAAGGCAGCATGGTCGCCATTGGCGCCATGCTTGGTTTCGCTGTGTTGCAACGCAAGGCTTTTTGGCTGGCCCTTGGGGTCTTGCTGGTGGGCATGATCGGGGTGTGGCAAAGCGGCACCCGTGGCGCCATGCTGATCTTGCTGATCGCCGTGCCGGTATTTTTGGTCCTGAGCGGACGCGGTGGCACGATGGCCCGCAATCTGGTCATGCTGGCGGCCTTGATAGCGGGGACTTATCAGACGCTGCAATTTGTCTATTCATATTCCGCTAACTTTGAGGATGGCTCAACCATTGGTCATTTCGAGGCGTTGCAGCGGAATTTGGAGGAATTGGGCGATGTGGCCATCGTTGGGCCGGGAATCGGCGCCTCGGGATCGGTGGCGGCCGATGAAGGCTTGGAGATGGCCGGTGGCGGTGAAGGTTCAATTTTCGCCATCGCCTATCAGATCGGTGTTCCCGGCGCGGTGATATTCCTGTGTTATTACGCGGCCATCCTGCGCAAGACCCTGCAGGCCCGGCGCTTGGGCGGGGCGACGGGCGATATCGCCTCGGCCGTCTTCGCCCTTGGGATTGGCATCATCACCACCCTGATCAGTTCCGACCATATTTTCAGCCTGTCGGGCATGGGGATATTTTGGATTGTTCTGGGGGGGATTGTGGCCCAGGCGGATAGGGCCAAGGCTGTGCGCCCATGATCCGCGTCTTGATGGTCCATTGCGAGTTCAGGCCGCAATCGAGTGGCGTTGCCCGCCACATGGAAGGCTTGGCCCGGGCTTTGAGCGATCGTGGCGACATTGTCCTGACCATCCTGGTCCAGCGTTTAACGGAAGGTCCGGCGCGGGGCTACGAGGTGGATGGGGCCGGGTTCAAAACCTTGTTCGCGCAGATGCGACGCTGCGATGTCGTCCATGTCCATGGGGCGCGAACAGTGATTTCCACACTGGCCTTGCGTCTGGCCCGATTGCTGGGCAAGCCGGCGGTGTTCACGCCGCATTGCTATTATCAAGGCGGCGATTGGCTAAACCGGATGAGCAAGCGCTTGTGGGATTGGGGGGTTGAACGTTCATCGCTTCATCACGCCGATGCCGTCATCTTGCTGCATTCCGGTTGGCGCCAAAGCCTGACCGAACTGGGGTTTCGTCCGCGTCGGACCGAGGTGATCCCCAATTGCATCGACGCGTCTGCGGTGCGGGATAGGCAGGTCGCCAATCCGGCGCGGCGTCTGTCGGGGCAGCCGGCCGTGTTGTCGGTGGGGCGGATCGACAAGGTCAAGCGCCTTGACGACGTCATCGGCGCTTTGCTTGAACCGGGATTGGAAGAGGCTGAGTTGCACATCGTCGGCCAAGGTGATGATCTGGTCCGTTTGCAGGCCCAGGTCATCGGTCTGGGTCTGGGCGCGCGGGTTCATTTCCTCGGCTGGCGCGACGATGACGAAACGGCGGCCATGGTCGGCGGCTGCGACGCCATGGTTCTGGCCTCGGAACGCGAAGGTTTGCCGACCGTCTTCCTGGAATCCCTGTTGGCCCGAACCCCCATAGCGGTCAGTGATATCGACGGTAACCGCGCCATAGCCGACGCGGTGGGGTGGCATCATGTTTTCACTTTGGGGGATCGTCGGGCGCTGGCGGCCTGCGTGTTGGAATGCGCCGCCGCTTCAGTGTTGCCAGCGATTGCCGATACGGTGGAGCGGCTGTTTAGCTGGCAAAGCCGGGGCGACGACGTGGCCGCCCTTTATGACGATATCCTGCGGCAAAGACAGGCGGCGAGTTTGACCGCATTGCCGGCGCTGGCGCCTGAATTCGAAGCATTGCGGCACTGCGTCGCGCTGGCCTTGGACCCGTCGGGAAATGGCCATGCCTTGGGCCACGCTTTGGCGCGGGTGGCGGCGTGGGATGATTTCATCGGCGGGGCCGAGCGCCACAGGGTTGCGCCTCTGGTGCTTGCGGCGTTGAAGAAAATGCCCGCCGACGCTATCGCTCCTGCACGGTTGCGGGCGTTGCAGCGGCGCAATCGGCGCAACGCCTTGCGCGGTATGGCCCAGATCGCCGAGCTGGCCCGGTTGATGCGCGCGTTTCAGGACCAAGGCATCAAGGTCTTGGTGCTGAAAGGTGTGGCGCTGTCACAGCGTTTGTATGCCGATCCGTTTCGCCGTGGCGTCGGCGACATGGATCTGTTGATCGGGAGGGCTGATTTCTTTCCCGCCCACGCCCTTTTGGTCGCAAATGGCTATGTGCGCCAAGACAGCTTGGCCACCCATCCGCCGCTTGGTGATCTGGTCGCCCTGATGAAGGATTGCGCCTATGTCCACGACGGCGGGCATGTGGTCGAGCTGCATTTGCAACTGAGCGAAAGGGACGATTGTCCCGAATGGGATTTTCCCGTGCTGTGGCGGGATCGGGCGGAAATCCGCGTGCAGAATCTGGTTCTGCCCACTTTGTCCGATCGCGTCTTGGTCCCCTATCTGCTCGCCCATGGCGCCCGCCATTGCTGGGACCGGTTGTGCTGGCTGGCTGATATAGCAATGTTGTTCAAAGACGAGGCCCTGCGATTACAGTCCCTGGACGATTGTGCGCGTTTGGGCTGGAAGAACGAAGCCGCCCACGCCGACGCGCTGATCGGATTATGGCTGGGGG
This is a stretch of genomic DNA from Magnetospirillum gryphiswaldense MSR-1 v2. It encodes these proteins:
- a CDS encoding O-antigen ligase family protein; this encodes MSFALIVLLTLLISLADLTSAWLFSSDPDHLGIELIRFSREGLMVVLAAWGLRAAHRSGASFMFAVLYAGVIGGYAVLASDDLELRVVIASAAKLSLPIVLVAAGYGSLETPRRLGLYTLILAAIAGASTAFGAWDVGQTQFWTETLQYGHYLNGVKGIISGFDSYYVLPFNFFGYEGERRAGGLVAAPLAQGSMVAIGAMLGFAVLQRKAFWLALGVLLVGMIGVWQSGTRGAMLILLIAVPVFLVLSGRGGTMARNLVMLAALIAGTYQTLQFVYSYSANFEDGSTIGHFEALQRNLEELGDVAIVGPGIGASGSVAADEGLEMAGGGEGSIFAIAYQIGVPGAVIFLCYYAAILRKTLQARRLGGATGDIASAVFALGIGIITTLISSDHIFSLSGMGIFWIVLGGIVAQADRAKAVRP
- a CDS encoding nucleotidyltransferase family protein, producing MIRVLMVHCEFRPQSSGVARHMEGLARALSDRGDIVLTILVQRLTEGPARGYEVDGAGFKTLFAQMRRCDVVHVHGARTVISTLALRLARLLGKPAVFTPHCYYQGGDWLNRMSKRLWDWGVERSSLHHADAVILLHSGWRQSLTELGFRPRRTEVIPNCIDASAVRDRQVANPARRLSGQPAVLSVGRIDKVKRLDDVIGALLEPGLEEAELHIVGQGDDLVRLQAQVIGLGLGARVHFLGWRDDDETAAMVGGCDAMVLASEREGLPTVFLESLLARTPIAVSDIDGNRAIADAVGWHHVFTLGDRRALAACVLECAAASVLPAIADTVERLFSWQSRGDDVAALYDDILRQRQAASLTALPALAPEFEALRHCVALALDPSGNGHALGHALARVAAWDDFIGGAERHRVAPLVLAALKKMPADAIAPARLRALQRRNRRNALRGMAQIAELARLMRAFQDQGIKVLVLKGVALSQRLYADPFRRGVGDMDLLIGRADFFPAHALLVANGYVRQDSLATHPPLGDLVALMKDCAYVHDGGHVVELHLQLSERDDCPEWDFPVLWRDRAEIRVQNLVLPTLSDRVLVPYLLAHGARHCWDRLCWLADIAMLFKDEALRLQSLDDCARLGWKNEAAHADALIGLWLGEGATLAQVSVPMRWFMQAFFSDRRWLERPRRGTAAWISLEFRRRLWGIRLSGDWRCNLAAVKRALRNPVDESLIPLPAPLTFLYPLLRPVGWVLRNFIYRARRRE